A genomic window from Cydia strobilella chromosome 26, ilCydStro3.1, whole genome shotgun sequence includes:
- the LOC134753128 gene encoding uncharacterized protein LOC134753128 isoform X1 encodes MFKLCLILTFLNYLPINFARSIESDVDYLWHYASDLAISSDLEQQLKKKLDQKKKREERLHKLNEHIAKDTEYFEEIPHFAVNSFKGIRDKKSSIENAFKKIVGMVGVEYTYKRDLDWRTWREVTYPKKKKEVICYRCQNIVNLAESNCTNCHVGGYWVIEDKQPRCSYEILSFKNNNELCVAHFWQLNKANSNSCPAVIPLNEISSCGVPMITKYVVNADYLTNVSERTLPAICQTWERCEFSTVYAVNPESIVFRIINTTNNIIYSRIMEKNRKKYVCVDNCGIFNFDTLSATRNEEHLVLNLLNSNKKKRDNPRPEKNKNTRQKLKSATLKLNNGAFNKNNLEQPLESGQSTTHNPPMCKQILLKELYRDLNDENFT; translated from the exons ATGTTTAAGTTGTGTTTAATATTAACGtttctaaattatttaccaATAAATTTTGCACGTTCAATAGAAAGTGATGTAGATTACTTATGGCATTATGCTTCCGATTTAGCTATAAGCTCCGATCTAGAGCAACAGTTGAAAAAAAAGCTTGATCAAAAAAAGAAAAGGGAAGAAAGACTTCACAAATTAAACGAACATATAGCTAAAGACACTGAATATTTTGAGGAAATACCTCATTTTGCGGTAAATAGTTTTAAGGGTATAAGGGACAAGAAATCGAGTATTGAAAATGCtttcaaaaaaattgtaggGATGGTTGGAGTCGAGTACACATACAAAAGGGACTTAGATTGGAGGACGTGGAGAGAAGTAACTTATCCCAAAAAGAAAAAGGAAGTAATATGTTACAGGtgtcaaaatatcgtaaattTAGCTGAAAGTAATTGTACCAACTGTCACGTAGGCGGATATTGG GTAATTGAGGATAAGCAGCCACGGTGTTCCTATGAAATACtttcctttaaaaataataacgagTTGTGTGTGGCACATTTTTGGCAGTTAAATAAAGCGAATTCAAACTCTTGCCCAGCAGTGATTCCCTTAAATGAAATATCTAGTTGTGGAGTTCCAATGATAACTAAATATGTAGTCAATGCGGATTACTTGACAAACGTTTCTGAGCGCACTTTACCCGCCATTTGTCAAACGTGGGAAAGGTGCGAATTTTCAACTGTTTATGCT GTAAACCCAGAAAGCATAGTATTCAGaattataaatacaacaaaCAACATAATTTACTCTAGAATCATGGAAAAGAACAGGAAAAAATACGTGTGCGTCGATAATTGTGGCATATTTAATTTCGACACTCTGAGTGCTACAAGAAACGAGGAACACTTAGTTTTAAACCttttaaattcgaataaaaaGAAACGTGACAACCCTAGAcctgaaaaaaacaaaaatacgcgccaaaaattaaaaagtgctACCTTGAAATTAAATAACGGTGCGttcaataaaaacaatttagaACAACCATTGGAAAGTGGACAGAGTACGACACACAATCCACCGATGTGCAAACAAATACTTTTAAAAGAACTTTACCGTGATTTGAACGACGAAAATTTTACGTAA
- the LOC134753128 gene encoding uncharacterized protein LOC134753128 isoform X2, with protein sequence MVGVEYTYKRDLDWRTWREVTYPKKKKEVICYRCQNIVNLAESNCTNCHVGGYWVIEDKQPRCSYEILSFKNNNELCVAHFWQLNKANSNSCPAVIPLNEISSCGVPMITKYVVNADYLTNVSERTLPAICQTWERCEFSTVYAVNPESIVFRIINTTNNIIYSRIMEKNRKKYVCVDNCGIFNFDTLSATRNEEHLVLNLLNSNKKKRDNPRPEKNKNTRQKLKSATLKLNNGAFNKNNLEQPLESGQSTTHNPPMCKQILLKELYRDLNDENFT encoded by the exons ATGGTTGGAGTCGAGTACACATACAAAAGGGACTTAGATTGGAGGACGTGGAGAGAAGTAACTTATCCCAAAAAGAAAAAGGAAGTAATATGTTACAGGtgtcaaaatatcgtaaattTAGCTGAAAGTAATTGTACCAACTGTCACGTAGGCGGATATTGG GTAATTGAGGATAAGCAGCCACGGTGTTCCTATGAAATACtttcctttaaaaataataacgagTTGTGTGTGGCACATTTTTGGCAGTTAAATAAAGCGAATTCAAACTCTTGCCCAGCAGTGATTCCCTTAAATGAAATATCTAGTTGTGGAGTTCCAATGATAACTAAATATGTAGTCAATGCGGATTACTTGACAAACGTTTCTGAGCGCACTTTACCCGCCATTTGTCAAACGTGGGAAAGGTGCGAATTTTCAACTGTTTATGCT GTAAACCCAGAAAGCATAGTATTCAGaattataaatacaacaaaCAACATAATTTACTCTAGAATCATGGAAAAGAACAGGAAAAAATACGTGTGCGTCGATAATTGTGGCATATTTAATTTCGACACTCTGAGTGCTACAAGAAACGAGGAACACTTAGTTTTAAACCttttaaattcgaataaaaaGAAACGTGACAACCCTAGAcctgaaaaaaacaaaaatacgcgccaaaaattaaaaagtgctACCTTGAAATTAAATAACGGTGCGttcaataaaaacaatttagaACAACCATTGGAAAGTGGACAGAGTACGACACACAATCCACCGATGTGCAAACAAATACTTTTAAAAGAACTTTACCGTGATTTGAACGACGAAAATTTTACGTAA
- the LOC134753133 gene encoding zinc finger protein 14-like, whose amino-acid sequence MFKQKNKTLRNMTNQTRNHCEICDQTIIGGSHKFKAHLFKHGVIKPRFECKRCPCQFFRSDKFEQHMKSHNGNHCKICDKTVIGSSYKFNSHLFEHGVIKPRFECKYCSKKFFRSDAFERHMKSHKGTQKKYICDYCGRGFVDKRNLIYHFKVHDDSFHGRPDIQFKCDACGVFYCENRLLQHHIRREHFNLKVKEVLYHKKNLNETWVEAVNDSKNYVKMTKVNNNVITIKKCVKEEQSLNKVKTHDLAPLLYLGRQYAKGKCDYCNKEMLKKSLRLHIQEKHLNIRKFTCETCKRTFKRHYQMVDHECGKIRRRKRRNKATATGDDSGNK is encoded by the coding sequence ATGTTCAAGCAGAAAAACAAAACCCTGCGAAACATGACCAATCAAACCAGGAATCACTGTGAAATATGTGATCAAACTATAATAGGTGGGTCGCATAAATTCAAGGCACATTTATTTAAACATGGTGTTATTAAACCTCGCTTTGAGTGTAAGCGCTGCCCTTGCCAGTTCTTCAGATCTGATAAATTTGAACAGCATATGAAATCACATAATGGGAATCACTGTAAAATATGTGATAAAACTGTAATAGGTAGCTCGTATAAGTTTAACTCGCATTTGTTTGAACACGGTGTTATTAAACCTCGGTTTGAGTGTAAGTACTGCTCTAAGAAGTTCTTCAGATCTGATGCATTTGAACGCCATATGAAATCACATAAGGGgacccaaaaaaaatatatttgcgaTTATTGCGGTCGAGGTTTTGTTGATAAAAGAAATCTAATTTACCACTTTAAAGTCCATGATGACTCGTTCCACGGCCGACCAGATATTCAGTTTAAGTGTGACGCCTGCGGGGTTTTTTATTGCGAGAACAGGCTGCTACAACATCACATCAGAAgagaacattttaatttaaaagtaaaagaagtattgtaccataaaaaaaacttaaacgaGACATGGGTTGAAGCTGTAAATGACTCTAAGAACTATGTGAAGATGACTAaagtgaataataatgtaatcaCTATTAAAAAATGTGTGAAAGAAGAGCAATCACTTAACAAAGTGAAAACACATGATTTAGCACCATTATTGTATTTGGGCCGGCAATATGCTAAAGGGAAATGTGATTATTGCAATAAAGAGATGCTGAAGAAAAGCCTGCGGCTGCATATACAAGAGAAACATTTAAATATCCGTAAATTTACTTGTGAGACGTGCAAGAGGACTTTTAAGCGACATTATCAAATGGTGGATCATGAATGTGGAAAAATTAGGAGGCGGAAGCGGAGAAATAAAGCCACAGCGACAGGGGATGACTCAGGAAATAAATAA